The Vigna unguiculata cultivar IT97K-499-35 chromosome 6, ASM411807v1, whole genome shotgun sequence genome contains a region encoding:
- the LOC114187276 gene encoding probable mediator of RNA polymerase II transcription subunit 37c, which yields MAKEDQGLAIGIDLGTTYSCVAVWREHHSRVHIIHNDQGNNTTPSSVAFTDQERLIGDAAKNQAATNPQNTVFDAKRLIGRKYSDPVVQKDMMLWPFKVVAGANDKPMITLNYKGEEKQFCAEEISSMVLVKMREIAEAYLETKVKNAVVTVPAYFNDSQRKSTIDAGTIAGLNIMRIINEPTAAAIAYGLDRRMNCVGERNIFIFDLGGGTFDVSILTIKGKIFEVKATAGNTHLGGEDIDNRMLNYFVEKIKKEKKEDISGNPRALRRLRSACERPKRTLSLAVTASIEVDGLSNGIDFRSSITRARFEEINMELFNQCMETVDRCLADAKMHKCSIHDVVLVGGSSRIPKVQELLKDFFEGKDLCKSINPDEAVAYGAAVQGALLSEGIKNVPDMVLLDVTPLSLGKHVLGDIMSVMIPRNTTIPVKRTKEYLTVADDQSCVKIQVYEGERTRASDNNLLGSFMLSGFPPAPRGHRFDVCFAIDENGILSVSAKENTTGISNKIIITNDNERLSTEEINRMIQEADDYQAEDMKFLRKAKARNKIDDYAYKLKNALKNENFSSKLFSEDREKISSAITKATELIDGDQQEEEIDVFEDHLEELINVFKRFVGKSD from the exons ATGGCCAAAGAAGATCAGGGACTTGCCATAGGAATCGACCTTGGCACAACCTACTCATGTGTTGCTGTATGGCGGGAGCATCACTCTCGAGTGCATATCATTCACAATGACCAAGGCAATAACACCACTCCTTCTTCTGTTGCTTTCACAGACCAAGAAAGGTTAATCGGTGATGCTGCTAAAAACCAGGCTGCCACCAATCCACAAAACACTGTCTTTG ATGCTAAAAGATTGATCGGTAGAAAATATAGTGATCCTGTTGTTCAGAAAGACATGATGTTATGGCCATTCAAGGTTGTTGCTGGGGCTAATGACAAACCAATGATCACCCTTAACTATAAGGGTGAGGAGAAACAATTTTGTGCTGAGGAAATTTCATCTATGGTCCTGGTGAAGATGAGAGAGATTGCAGAGGCCTATTTGGAAACTAAAGTGAAGAATGCGGTGGTTACTGTCCCTGCTTATTTCAATGACTCTCAGCGTAAGTCTACCATAGATGCTGGAACCATTGCTGGCCTTAACATCATGCGGATAATCAACGAACCAACTGCTGCAGCTATTGCATATGGTCTTGATAGAAGGATGAATTGTGTTGGAGAGAGAAACATTTTCATTTTCGATCTTGGTGGTGGTACTTTTGACGTTTCTATCCTAACCATTAAGGGTAAGATCTTTGAAGTTAAGGCAACAGCTGGAAACACTCATCTTGGAGGAGAGGACATTGATAACAGAATGTTGAACTACTTTGTGGAGAaaataaagaaggaaaagaaagaggACATTAGTGGAAACCCGAGAGCCTTAAGGAGGTTGAGGAGTGCATGTGAGAGGCCAAAAAGGACACTGTCACTTGCCGTCACTGCCAGCATTGAAGTAGATGGTTTATCTAATGGCATTGACTTCCGTTCTTCAATCACTCGTGCAAGATTTGAGGAAATCAATATGGAACTCTTCAACCAGTGTATGGAGACAGTAGATAGGTGTCTTGCTGATGCTAAAATGCATAAGTGCAGTATACATGATGTTGTTCTTGTTGGTGGGTCTTCTAGGATTCCCAAAGTGCAAGAGCTATTGAAGGACTTCTTTGAGGGAAAGGATTTGTGCAAAAGCATAAACCCTGATGAAGCTGTAGCATATGGTGCTGCTGTGCAGGGTGCTTTGTTGAGTGAAGGTATTAAAAATGTTCCGGATATGGTGTTGCTTGATGTAACACCTTTATCACTCGGTAAGCATGTATTGGGAGATATCATGAGTGTAATGATTCCAAGGAATACTACTATTCCTGTAAAGAGGACAAAAGAATATTTGACAGTTGCAGATGACCAATCATGTGTTAAAATTCAGGTTTATGAGGGTGAGAGGACAAGAGCCAGTGATAACAATTTGTTGGGTTCTTTCATGCTTTCCGGCTTTCCTCCAGCTCCTAGGGGCCATCGTTTTGATGTGTGCTTTGCCATAGATGAAAATGGTATACTATCTGTCTCTGCTAAGGAAAATACAACTGGCATCAGCAATAAAATCATCATAACCAATGACAATGAACGACTGTCAACGGAAGAAATCAATAGAATGATTCAAGAAGCAGATGATTATCAAGCTGAAGATATGAAATTCCTTAGGAAGGCCAAAGCAAGGAATAAAATTGATGACTATGCTTACAAGCTAAAGAATgctttgaaaaatgaaaatttcagTTCAAAACTTTTCTCAGAAGACAGGGAAAAGATCAGTTCTGCAATTACTAAGGCCACAGAGTTAATTGATGGTGATCAGCAGGAGGAGGAAATAGATGTGTTTGAGGATCATCTGGAAGAGCTTATTAACGTCTTTAAACGCTTTGTCGGAAAGTCTGATTAG
- the LOC114187275 gene encoding probable mediator of RNA polymerase II transcription subunit 37c — MAKEDQGLAIGIDLGTTYSCVAVWRDHHCRVDIIHNDQGNNTTPSFVAFTDQERLIGDAAKNQAATNPQNTVFDAKRLIGRKYSDPDVQKDMMLWPFKVVAGTNDKPMITLNYKGEEKQFCAEEISSMVLVKMREIAEAYLETKVKNAVVTVPAYFNDSQRKSTIDAGTIAGLNIIRIINEPTAAAIAYGLDKRINCVGERNVFIFDFGGGTFDVSILTIKGKIFEVKATAGNTHLGREDIDNRMVNYFVEKIKKEKKEDISGNPRALRRLRSACERAKRTLSHAVTASIEVDSLSNGIDFCSSITRARFEEINMKLFNQCMETVDRCLADAKMDKCSIHDVVLVGGSSRIPKVQELLQGFFDGKDLCKSINPDEAVAYGAAVQAALLSEGIKNVPDMVLLDVTPLSLGIYISGDIMSVMIPRNTTIPVKRTDTYYTTVDNQSSVDIDIYEGERTKASDNNLLCPFSLSGLPLAPRRHPIDVCFAIDENGILSVSAKEKTTGISNKIIITNEIGRLSTEEINRMIQGAEEYKVEDMKFLRKAKARNEIDDYAYKIKNALKNENFSSKLCSEDREKISSAITKATELLDGDQQKEEIDVFEDHLKDLINLFERVVGKSG, encoded by the exons ATGGCCAAAGAAGATCAGGGACTTGCCATAGGAATCGACCTTGGCACTACCTACTCATGTGTTGCTGTATGGCGTGATCATCACTGTCGAGTGGATATCATTCATAATGACCAAGGCAATAACACCACTCCTTCTTTTGTTGCTTTCACAGACCAAGAAAGGTTGATTGGTGATGCGGCTAAAAACCAGGCTGCCACCAATCCACAAAACACTGTCTttg ATGCTAAAAGATTGATCGGTAGGAAATATAGTGATCCTGATGTTCAGAAAGATATGATGTTATGGCCATTCAAGGTTGTTGCTGGGACTAATGACAAACCAATGATCACCCTTAACTATAAGGGTGAGGAGAAACAATTTTGTGCTGAGGAAATTTCATCTATGGTCCTGGTGAAGATGAGAGAGATTGCAGAGGCCTATTTGGAAACTAAAGTGAAGAATGCGGTGGTTACTGTCCCTGCTTATTTCAATGACTCTCAGCGTAAGTCTACCATAGATGCTGGAACCATTGCTGGCCTTAATATCATACGGATAATCAACGAACCAACTGCTGCAGCTATTGCATATGGTCTTGACAAAAGGATTAATTGTGTTGGAGAGAGAAATGTTTTCATTTTCGATTTTGGTGGTGGTACTTTTGACGTTTCTATCCTAACCATTAAGGGTAAGATCTTTGAAGTTAAGGCAACAGCGGGAAACACTCATCTCGGAAGAGAGGACATTGATAACAGAATGGTGAACTACTTTgtggaaaaaataaagaaggaaaagaaagaggACATTAGTGGAAACCCTAGAGCGTTAAGGAGGTTGAGGAGTGCATGTGAGAGGGCAAAAAGGACACTGTCTCATGCTGTCACTGCCAGCATTGAGGTAGATAGTTTATCTAATGGCATTGACTTCTGTTCTTCGATCACTCGTGCAAGATTTGAGGAAATCAACATGAAGCTCTTTAACCAGTGTATGGAGACAGTAGATAGGTGCCTTGCTGATGCTAAGATGGATAAGTGCAGTATACATGATGTTGTTCTTGTTGGTGGGTCTTCTAGGATTCCCAAAGTGCAAGAGCTATTGCAGGGCTTCTTTGATGGAAAGGATCTGTGCAAAAGCATAAACCCTGATGAAGCTGTAGCCTATGGTGCAGCTGTGCAGGCTGCTTTGTTGAGTGAAGGTATTAAGAATGTTCCAGACATGGTGTTGCTTGATGTAACACCATTATCACTTGGTATTTATATATCAGGAGATATCATGAGTGTAATGATTCCAAGAAATACTACTATTCCTGTGAAGAGGACAGATACATATTATACAACTGTAGATAACCAATCATCTGTTGATATTGACATTTATGAGGGTGAGAGAACAAAAGCCAGTGATAACAATTTGTTGTGTCCGTTTAGCCTTTCTGGCTTACCTCTAGCTCCTAGGCGCCATCCTATTGATGTTTGCTTTGCCATAGATGAAAATGGCATACTATCTGTCTCTGCTAAGGAAAAAACAACTGGCATCAGCAATAAGATCATCATAACCAATGAAATAGGACGACTGTCAACGGAAGAAATAAATAGAATGATTCAAGGAGCAGAGGAATACAAAGTTGAAGATATGAAATTCCTTAGGAAGGCCAAAGCAAGGAATGAAATTGATGACTATGCTTACAAGATAAAAAATgctttgaaaaatgaaaatttcagTTCAAAACTTTGCTCAGAAGACAGGGAAAAGATCAGTTCTGCAATAACCAAAGCCACAGAGTTACTTGATGGTGATCAGCAGAAGGAGGAAATAGATGTGTTTGAGGATCATCTGAAAGATCTTATTAACCTCTTTGAGCGCGTTGTTGGAAAGTCTGGTTAG